The following proteins are co-located in the Streptomyces asiaticus genome:
- a CDS encoding sugar phosphate isomerase/epimerase family protein encodes MKLGFLTACLPGLPLDEIADWAVAEGYQALEVAVWPSTGGRDFEASHLPVAGFTDADEQHTRELLDRTGLTISSLAYYENNLHPDPATRESIRTHLKHAIDTAARLGVDSVGTFVGRDPRLSVLENLREGEKVLPELVEYAGERGVKIVIENCVMEGWHPDGYPGNLAYSPELWEWMFGLGFYLNWDPSHLTWIGIDPLETIEPYLDRIVHTQAKDVELFPGKRNRYGFFGIVDKGGDPWATGWWRYRVPGLGEVDWRHVIDRFHDLGYTGTVSVEHEDPVWGGTPEKVKQGLRIAHRTLSPLVEP; translated from the coding sequence ATGAAGCTGGGATTCCTGACGGCCTGCCTGCCCGGCCTGCCCCTGGACGAGATCGCCGACTGGGCCGTGGCAGAGGGCTACCAGGCCCTTGAGGTGGCGGTGTGGCCGAGTACGGGTGGCCGCGACTTCGAGGCCTCGCACCTGCCGGTCGCCGGCTTCACGGACGCCGACGAGCAGCACACCCGTGAACTCCTCGACCGCACCGGACTGACGATCAGCTCACTCGCGTACTACGAGAACAACCTGCACCCGGACCCGGCGACCCGCGAGTCGATCCGCACCCACCTCAAGCACGCCATCGACACAGCGGCTCGCCTCGGCGTGGACTCGGTCGGTACGTTCGTCGGCCGCGACCCGCGCCTGAGCGTGCTGGAGAACCTGCGCGAGGGCGAGAAGGTGCTGCCCGAGCTGGTGGAGTACGCGGGCGAGCGTGGCGTGAAGATCGTCATCGAGAACTGTGTGATGGAGGGCTGGCACCCCGACGGATACCCCGGGAACCTCGCCTACTCGCCCGAGCTGTGGGAGTGGATGTTCGGCCTGGGCTTCTACCTCAACTGGGATCCCTCGCACCTGACATGGATCGGCATCGACCCCCTTGAGACCATCGAGCCGTACCTCGACCGGATCGTCCACACCCAGGCCAAGGATGTGGAGCTGTTCCCGGGAAAGCGCAACCGCTACGGCTTTTTCGGCATCGTCGACAAGGGTGGCGACCCCTGGGCGACGGGCTGGTGGCGCTACCGCGTACCCGGTCTGGGGGAGGTCGACTGGCGCCACGTCATCGACCGCTTCCACGATCTGGGCTATACCGGCACGGTCTCCGTCGAACACGAGGACCCGGTGTGGGGCGGCACCCCTGAGAAGGTGAAGCAGGGGCTCAGGATCGCGCACCGGACGCTGAGCCCGCTCGTCGAGCCCTAG
- a CDS encoding IS5 family transposase (programmed frameshift) — protein sequence MGVGLSQRLVPDELWSLVVPLLPSFASRPQGGGTAPVDERAVFTAVVYVLTSGCAWRHLPETFGVSSATAHRRFSAWTEAGLWRRLHQAVLDELGARGELDWTSAIVDAASVRAKKGSLTGRNPVDRGKKGSKLHVLSDAQGLPLALGVSGANVHDSQALLPLILGIPAIRSRRGPRRRRPGRPRADKAYHSTERLTWLRNRGIVPRIARPGIESSERLGRHRWKIERSISWLFGYRRLTVRYERKGTHFLAFLGLAAALTCYKKLAKLTT from the exons ATGGGTGTTGGTCTGTCGCAGCGGCTGGTTCCTGACGAACTCTGGTCGCTCGTTGTGCCGTTGCTTCCATCCTTCGCGTCCCGTCCGCAGGGTGGCGGAACGGCTCCGGTGGACGAGCGGGCCGTGTTCACGGCCGTGGTGTACGTGCTGACCAGTGGCTGTGCCTGGCGGCATTTGCCGGAGACGTTCGGCGTCTCGTCGGCCACCGCGCACCGCCGGTTCTCCGCGTGGACCGAGGCCGGTCTGTGGCGGCGGCTGCACCAGGCCGTCCTGGACGAGCTCGGGGCGCGAGGTGAGCTGGACTGGACCTCGGCCATCGTGGATGCGGCCTCGGTCCGTGCGAAAAAG GGATCGCTGACCGGGCGCAATCCGGTCGACCGGGGCAAGAAGGGCAGCAAACTGCACGTCCTGTCCGACGCCCAGGGCTTACCCCTCGCCCTCGGCGTCTCCGGCGCGAACGTTCACGACAGCCAGGCACTTCTGCCGCTGATCCTGGGCATTCCCGCGATCCGGTCCCGACGCGGACCGCGACGACGCCGGCCCGGCAGGCCCCGCGCGGACAAGGCGTACCACTCCACCGAGCGCCTGACGTGGCTGCGCAACCGTGGCATCGTCCCACGTATAGCCCGTCCCGGAATCGAGTCCAGCGAACGCCTCGGCCGACACCGCTGGAAGATCGAACGGTCGATCTCGTGGCTCTTCGGCTACCGGCGCCTGACCGTCCGATACGAACGAAAGGGCACACACTTCCTGGCCTTCCTCGGCCTCGCAGCCGCCCTGACCTGCTACAAAAAGCTCGCGAAACTCACCACGTAA
- a CDS encoding nucleoside deaminase — MIDIQKEYRVALPAWIDDELADVPAVIPDREGRMRLVHRLADRNWREGNGGPFAALVAEQDTGRIISVGVNVVLASGVSSAHAEVVALGLAQTATGGWDLGGEGVPAHELVVNWRPCVQCYGATMWSGVRGLVVAGEGPDLEEITTFDEGPLGADWAEQFEARGIKVVRDVLRDEALAVFRGYRDAVDAEGVTVYNARGGAA; from the coding sequence GTGATCGACATCCAGAAGGAATACCGCGTGGCGCTGCCCGCGTGGATCGACGACGAACTCGCCGACGTGCCGGCCGTCATCCCCGACCGCGAGGGCCGGATGCGCCTCGTGCACCGCCTCGCCGACCGCAACTGGCGTGAGGGCAACGGCGGTCCGTTCGCGGCACTCGTCGCCGAGCAGGACACCGGCCGGATCATCTCGGTCGGCGTGAACGTCGTACTCGCCTCCGGTGTCTCCAGCGCGCACGCCGAGGTCGTCGCGCTGGGCCTCGCCCAGACGGCGACCGGCGGCTGGGACCTCGGCGGCGAGGGCGTGCCGGCGCACGAGCTGGTCGTCAACTGGCGTCCGTGCGTGCAGTGTTACGGCGCGACGATGTGGTCCGGGGTGCGTGGTCTCGTGGTCGCGGGTGAGGGGCCGGACCTGGAGGAGATCACGACCTTCGACGAGGGCCCGCTCGGCGCGGACTGGGCAGAGCAGTTCGAGGCACGCGGCATCAAGGTCGTACGGGATGTGCTGCGGGACGAGGCGCTCGCCGTGTTCCGCGGCTACCGGGACGCCGTCGACGCCGAAGGCGTCACCGTCTACAACGCCCGTGGAGGCGCCGCATGA
- a CDS encoding sugar phosphate isomerase/epimerase family protein — translation MTPLDPLTPPAPRFATDVITFYHPDFWGLDSADALRDWARDHPGPFWERVMDALAEAGVTGLELTFAPGDIDSALRAFGSAASFRSELAARGLSVVSAFVAGSDAPDWRQGGNLPAIVADAERRAAFLAEVGAELLVAGLPMRTTFGTPPPFFVDAAYMTRMADIAHVVGEAVSQYGVKLAFHTESNSTLWYERDIDLFMALTDPRYVWLCPDACHIALGGGDPVAVARRHSQRIALAHWKDAVKPIDVELTIDETVFAQQQPYMAELGTGIVDWRAWAEAMSRTPGADTVLVELDQAADPVAALRAGRAVVEGARTRPAVGAGRAHRKQGQV, via the coding sequence ATGACACCGCTGGATCCGCTGACACCGCCGGCACCGCGTTTCGCGACCGACGTCATCACCTTCTACCACCCGGACTTCTGGGGACTGGACTCCGCCGACGCCCTGCGCGACTGGGCCCGCGACCATCCCGGCCCCTTCTGGGAACGAGTGATGGACGCGCTGGCGGAGGCCGGCGTCACCGGCCTGGAGCTGACCTTCGCACCAGGCGACATCGACTCGGCTCTGCGCGCCTTCGGCAGCGCGGCCTCCTTCCGCAGCGAGCTGGCGGCCCGCGGCCTATCCGTGGTGAGCGCGTTCGTCGCCGGCAGCGACGCCCCCGACTGGCGGCAGGGCGGCAACCTGCCCGCGATCGTCGCCGACGCCGAGCGACGCGCCGCCTTCCTCGCCGAGGTGGGGGCGGAACTGCTCGTCGCCGGACTGCCGATGCGGACGACGTTCGGGACGCCTCCGCCCTTCTTCGTGGACGCCGCGTACATGACCCGGATGGCCGACATCGCCCACGTGGTCGGCGAGGCCGTTTCCCAGTACGGCGTGAAGCTCGCCTTCCACACGGAGTCCAACAGCACCCTCTGGTACGAGAGGGACATCGACCTGTTCATGGCCCTGACCGATCCGCGCTACGTGTGGCTGTGCCCCGACGCCTGCCACATCGCGCTCGGCGGAGGCGACCCCGTCGCCGTCGCGCGCCGTCACTCCCAGCGCATCGCGCTCGCGCACTGGAAGGACGCCGTCAAGCCGATCGACGTCGAACTCACCATCGACGAGACGGTCTTCGCCCAGCAACAGCCCTACATGGCCGAACTGGGCACCGGCATCGTGGACTGGAGGGCGTGGGCCGAGGCGATGTCCCGTACGCCTGGCGCCGACACCGTCCTCGTCGAGTTGGACCAGGCGGCTGATCCCGTTGCCGCTCTGCGGGCGGGAAGGGCCGTTGTGGAGGGGGCCCGGACACGGCCGGCGGTCGGCGCAGGCCGCGCGCATCGAAAGCAGGGCCAGGTATGA
- a CDS encoding IS701 family transposase — protein MGGDLADVRLWAAELDAVHERFVHRFSRSEPRESALAYMRGLIAPLQRKNGWTLAEEAGHTGPDRIHRMLNRIEWDADEVLDDVRQYVVDNLGDPDAVLVVDDTGFLKKGTRSAGVQRQYSGTAGRTENCQVGVFLAYATDRGRTLIDRRLYLPASWTDDRERCRRAGIEDEVAFETKVAMAKAMVRRALADKIPFRWVTADAAYGFSKGWRSELERADVFHVMATTRHDTVVTRWAIDHPVHDLFPGLARQKWKRRSCGTGAHGLRIYDWARVEVRPWHRPDRRHWVVARRSVARPQEISYYIAYCPTETTLDDLIRIAGSRWAIEECFQSAKQECGLDDYQVRRYPGWHRHMTLAMAAHACLSVLRARELDAGKAETDPPSSSTSASPRYDG, from the coding sequence GTGGGTGGGGACCTTGCTGATGTCAGGTTGTGGGCGGCTGAACTGGACGCTGTGCATGAGCGGTTCGTGCACCGTTTCAGCAGATCGGAGCCCCGGGAGTCGGCACTTGCTTATATGCGGGGGCTGATCGCTCCGCTGCAGCGGAAGAACGGCTGGACGCTGGCGGAGGAAGCCGGCCATACGGGCCCGGACCGTATCCACCGGATGCTGAACCGGATCGAGTGGGACGCCGACGAGGTGCTCGACGACGTGCGTCAGTACGTGGTCGACAACCTCGGCGACCCCGATGCCGTCCTGGTCGTGGACGACACGGGCTTCTTGAAGAAGGGGACGCGGTCGGCCGGGGTGCAGCGGCAGTACTCCGGCACCGCCGGGCGCACGGAAAATTGCCAGGTCGGCGTCTTCCTCGCCTATGCCACCGACCGTGGGCGGACGCTGATCGACCGGCGTCTGTATCTGCCCGCCTCCTGGACCGACGACCGCGAAAGGTGCCGCCGGGCCGGCATCGAGGACGAGGTCGCCTTCGAGACCAAGGTGGCCATGGCCAAGGCGATGGTCCGCCGCGCGCTCGCGGACAAGATCCCGTTTCGGTGGGTGACCGCGGATGCCGCTTACGGGTTCAGCAAAGGCTGGCGGTCGGAGCTGGAGCGGGCGGACGTCTTCCACGTCATGGCCACCACCCGGCACGACACCGTGGTCACCCGCTGGGCGATCGACCATCCCGTCCACGACCTGTTTCCCGGTCTTGCCCGGCAGAAATGGAAGCGCCGTTCCTGCGGCACCGGGGCCCACGGCCTGCGGATCTACGACTGGGCCCGTGTCGAGGTGCGGCCCTGGCACCGGCCCGACCGCCGCCACTGGGTGGTCGCCCGCCGCAGCGTTGCCCGCCCGCAAGAGATCTCCTACTACATCGCCTACTGCCCCACCGAGACCACGCTCGATGATCTGATCCGCATTGCGGGCAGCCGGTGGGCCATCGAGGAATGCTTCCAGAGCGCGAAGCAGGAGTGCGGCCTGGACGACTACCAGGTGCGTCGCTATCCCGGGTGGCACCGCCACATGACCCTCGCCATGGCCGCCCATGCCTGCCTGAGCGTCCTGCGAGCCCGTGAGCTGGATGCCGGGAAAGCAGAAACGGATCCTCCCAGCTCATCCACCTCAGCCTCGCCGAGATACGACGGCTGA
- a CDS encoding reverse transcriptase/maturase family protein, with protein MQSAETVLSVLRKRGERGLPVERLYRQLFNTELFLLAYGRIYANKGAMTPGATRETVDGMSLEKIQRIIESLRCERYRWSPARRVYIEKKGSAKKRPLGLPTWSDKLVAEVVRMLLEAYYDVQFSDRSHGFRPGRGCHTALSEVERYWTGTHWFVEGDISDCFGSLDHSVMLSILSEKVHDGRFLRLIGHMLKAGYLEDWRWNATLSGAPQGGVASPILSNIYLDRLDQFVEQSLLPEYNHGQRRQPNREYRRLEHWIQGARRRGCRKSVRELEPRRRALPSQDPNDPDYRRLRYVRYADDWLLGFAGPRHEAEEIKSKIRAFLREELELELSEAKTLITHATSQAAHFLGYDIKSQYSNDKITRNRRAVNGSIGLFVPRQAIRQRCALYMSKGKPALRGSVMRDDDFTIVAKYQSEFQGVVQYYLLAQDVFRLGKLRWVMETSMLKTLAGKHRSTVTKTARKYKSMIETPEGPRTCFQVTVERDRGRKPLVARFGGIPLKRQRTATLTDLKPVMASSKRNELIHRLLAECCELCESRTHLEVHHVRKLADLNRPGRREKPAWVRLMAMRRRKTLVICRRCHEDIHSGRPTALKRT; from the coding sequence ATGCAGAGTGCTGAAACGGTGCTGAGCGTCCTCCGCAAGCGCGGTGAGAGAGGTTTGCCGGTCGAAAGGCTCTACCGGCAGTTATTCAACACGGAGTTGTTTCTGCTGGCCTACGGGCGCATCTATGCCAACAAGGGAGCGATGACTCCCGGGGCCACCAGGGAAACCGTGGATGGCATGTCCCTGGAGAAGATCCAGAGGATCATCGAATCGCTCCGCTGCGAGCGCTATCGATGGTCCCCGGCGAGACGCGTATACATCGAGAAGAAGGGATCAGCCAAGAAGCGTCCGCTAGGACTGCCGACTTGGTCGGACAAGCTCGTGGCCGAGGTAGTGCGCATGCTTCTAGAGGCGTACTACGACGTCCAGTTCTCCGACCGCTCCCACGGCTTCCGTCCCGGCCGGGGCTGTCACACCGCACTGAGTGAGGTGGAACGGTATTGGACGGGAACCCATTGGTTCGTCGAGGGCGATATCTCCGACTGCTTCGGCAGCCTTGACCATAGTGTCATGCTGTCGATCCTGTCGGAGAAAGTCCACGATGGCCGTTTCCTCCGGCTGATCGGGCACATGCTCAAGGCTGGATATCTGGAGGATTGGCGCTGGAATGCGACACTCAGCGGTGCTCCGCAAGGTGGAGTGGCCAGCCCGATCCTGTCGAACATCTACCTTGATCGGCTCGATCAGTTCGTTGAACAGTCGCTGCTGCCCGAATACAACCACGGCCAGCGTCGACAACCGAACCGGGAATACCGGCGGTTGGAGCACTGGATCCAAGGGGCGAGACGGCGCGGTTGCCGAAAATCGGTGCGGGAGCTCGAACCCCGGCGCCGAGCGTTGCCGAGCCAAGACCCCAATGATCCAGACTATCGACGGCTTCGGTATGTGCGCTATGCCGACGACTGGCTGCTGGGATTCGCCGGGCCCAGGCACGAAGCAGAGGAGATCAAGTCAAAGATTCGGGCGTTCCTGCGAGAGGAACTCGAGCTGGAACTTTCTGAGGCCAAGACGTTGATCACGCACGCCACCAGCCAGGCGGCGCACTTCCTCGGCTACGACATCAAATCCCAATACTCCAACGACAAGATCACCCGTAATCGACGGGCAGTCAATGGATCCATTGGGCTGTTTGTGCCCAGGCAGGCGATCAGGCAGCGATGCGCGCTCTACATGAGCAAGGGAAAACCGGCGCTGAGAGGTTCGGTCATGCGTGACGATGACTTCACCATCGTTGCGAAGTACCAGTCCGAGTTTCAAGGTGTCGTCCAGTACTACCTTCTGGCCCAGGACGTCTTTCGCCTGGGCAAGCTCCGATGGGTCATGGAGACTTCGATGCTCAAGACCTTGGCCGGGAAACATCGCAGCACGGTCACGAAGACGGCTCGAAAGTACAAGAGCATGATCGAGACGCCGGAAGGACCGCGCACCTGTTTCCAGGTCACTGTCGAACGCGATCGAGGGAGGAAACCACTGGTCGCCCGATTCGGGGGGATCCCGCTCAAACGACAGCGCACAGCGACCCTCACCGACCTCAAGCCCGTCATGGCCAGCAGCAAGCGCAACGAGCTGATTCATCGACTCCTCGCCGAATGCTGTGAGCTCTGCGAGTCACGGACACACCTGGAAGTGCACCATGTCCGCAAACTCGCCGACCTCAACCGCCCAGGACGGCGCGAGAAACCGGCATGGGTCCGCCTCATGGCGATGCGACGGCGGAAAACCTTGGTGATCTGCCGCCGCTGTCATGAAGACATCCATTCCGGGCGGCCCACTGCGCTCAAACGGACGTGA
- a CDS encoding reverse transcriptase domain-containing protein, which translates to MPDSPVPIRYADDFVVLCHGEDQAHLVRTRLDEWLRPRGLHFNEAKTRVVHLHEGFGSWASQCAASGRSCSSNPARQPS; encoded by the coding sequence ATGCCGGACTCTCCGGTCCCGATCCGTTACGCCGACGACTTCGTCGTGCTCTGCCACGGTGAAGACCAAGCGCACCTGGTCAGGACGCGGCTGGACGAATGGCTCAGGCCCCGGGGACTTCACTTCAATGAGGCGAAGACCCGAGTCGTGCACCTCCATGAGGGGTTCGGATCCTGGGCTTCACAGTGCGCCGCTTCGGGGAGAAGCTGCTCATCAAACCCAGCAAGGCAGCCGTCCTGA
- a CDS encoding ROK family transcriptional regulator, whose protein sequence is MNQSAVRRVNTSVILRALAVSAGSMTLAELSERVGLSRRTIELILDSLVDAGWVSELERVPVSGCAGRPARRYELRADHALLAAVRITTLDVSAVVADVRGRIVGRAHRPLRAYQDPKATLDDAAALVLEALDNAGGSADRLRAGAIASGGAIDDDGVVRRLVHTTRWEGVHLPKELGRRIGVPWFADNDTNLGALAERWRGAAGDHDNVVWAMLGNRTGLGILIRGDVHRGFEGAAGEIAEAVSLPAGSVEDRPVAWLTSPDPARRRVALDRFAAARAGDTAALAEVDEFVENIASILTTLSWTVAPSLIVLGGGLEDAADVLLPPVREAMRGARTPAVELRATVLGSDGPLIGAVKFVLDHMDTELFGPPVPSA, encoded by the coding sequence ATGAACCAGAGCGCCGTCCGGCGGGTCAACACCTCGGTGATCCTTCGCGCGCTGGCGGTGTCGGCCGGGTCGATGACGCTGGCCGAGTTGTCCGAGCGGGTCGGCTTGTCCCGCCGCACCATCGAACTCATCCTGGACTCACTCGTCGACGCGGGCTGGGTGAGCGAACTCGAGCGAGTTCCGGTGAGCGGCTGCGCCGGGCGCCCCGCTCGCCGGTACGAACTGCGGGCCGATCACGCGCTGTTGGCGGCTGTGCGCATCACCACCCTGGACGTGTCCGCGGTCGTCGCCGACGTGCGCGGCCGCATCGTCGGCCGGGCGCACCGGCCGCTGCGCGCCTACCAGGATCCGAAGGCCACGCTCGACGACGCGGCGGCGCTGGTGCTGGAGGCGCTCGACAACGCGGGCGGGTCGGCCGACCGGCTGCGGGCCGGCGCGATCGCGAGCGGCGGCGCCATCGACGACGACGGCGTCGTACGACGTCTGGTGCACACTACGCGTTGGGAAGGCGTGCACCTGCCCAAGGAACTCGGGCGGCGCATCGGCGTGCCGTGGTTCGCGGACAATGACACCAATCTCGGTGCGCTCGCCGAGCGTTGGCGAGGTGCGGCCGGTGACCACGACAACGTCGTATGGGCGATGCTCGGGAACCGGACCGGTCTCGGCATCCTCATACGCGGGGACGTACACCGTGGTTTCGAAGGCGCCGCGGGCGAGATCGCCGAGGCGGTGTCGCTGCCGGCGGGCTCGGTCGAGGACCGTCCCGTGGCGTGGCTGACCTCACCGGATCCGGCACGGCGGCGTGTCGCGCTCGACCGCTTCGCCGCGGCTCGGGCCGGCGATACGGCGGCGCTCGCGGAGGTCGACGAGTTCGTGGAGAACATCGCGTCGATCCTCACCACCCTGTCGTGGACGGTCGCGCCGTCACTCATCGTGCTCGGCGGCGGGCTGGAGGACGCGGCCGATGTGCTGCTGCCTCCGGTGCGCGAGGCGATGCGCGGCGCCCGTACCCCCGCCGTCGAACTGCGCGCCACCGTACTGGGCTCCGACGGCCCGCTCATCGGCGCCGTCAAGTTCGTGCTCGACCACATGGACACCGAGTTGTTCGGCCCGCCCGTCCCGAGCGCGTGA
- a CDS encoding GMC oxidoreductase, whose amino-acid sequence MTGTSRTGVLIVGSGIMGSVVARLLRDTDPTLDITMVDGGRPIGAAPGLHLHDLDDPALWQRYNERVATGIQGLYTGAEVVRDVADSITALAPGMFHALTFGEGAEAMPAAALAWNAGGMGVHWTAATPWPAGDEVFDFGDPDRWATDLDTACRLLAVTPAAIGPTPVGERVLDVLRRRYDGVVPEDRRPQPMPMAVTTAPAGPMPRTAPGTIFPAIAAGGDPAFTLLTGTLATALVTEGGRVAGARLRRVADGAESELLADTVVVCADTLRTPQLLFASGIRPAALGRHLNEHAFISARVLLDLDRFGIGLDALPLPLPGEFATDSLWLPQNGAAQPFHGQIMNRTYVDEAGRPLAHSVGLSLYAPVESRPENRLVFSESDTDLAGMPRFTVEFGYSDADRELISRGRDQVRSLAEEFGTFDPETELALLPPGSSLHQTGTVRAGGADDGTSVCDPDGRVWGFDNLYLAGNGVIPTAMAANVTLAGAVTAVRAARAVAERITAPAAH is encoded by the coding sequence ATGACCGGCACCAGCAGGACCGGCGTTCTCATCGTGGGCAGCGGCATCATGGGATCCGTCGTGGCCCGGCTGCTGCGGGACACCGATCCGACGCTGGACATCACCATGGTCGACGGCGGTCGGCCGATCGGAGCGGCCCCCGGCCTGCACCTGCACGACCTCGACGACCCGGCCTTGTGGCAGCGCTACAACGAACGGGTCGCCACCGGCATCCAGGGCCTGTACACGGGCGCCGAAGTGGTACGCGACGTCGCGGACAGCATCACCGCCCTGGCACCCGGCATGTTCCACGCGCTCACCTTCGGCGAGGGCGCCGAGGCGATGCCGGCTGCCGCGCTCGCGTGGAACGCGGGCGGCATGGGAGTGCACTGGACCGCCGCGACGCCCTGGCCCGCCGGGGACGAGGTGTTCGACTTCGGCGACCCGGACCGCTGGGCGACGGATCTGGACACCGCGTGCCGCCTGCTCGCGGTCACGCCCGCCGCCATCGGCCCAACACCGGTCGGGGAGCGGGTACTTGACGTGCTGCGCCGACGCTACGACGGCGTCGTACCGGAGGACCGGCGGCCGCAGCCGATGCCGATGGCGGTCACCACGGCACCGGCGGGACCCATGCCGCGCACGGCTCCGGGCACGATCTTCCCCGCGATCGCGGCGGGCGGGGACCCGGCCTTCACGCTCCTGACCGGCACCCTCGCCACGGCCCTCGTCACCGAGGGCGGCCGGGTCGCCGGCGCCCGGCTGCGTCGCGTGGCCGACGGCGCCGAGTCCGAACTCCTCGCGGACACCGTGGTGGTGTGCGCCGACACCCTGCGCACCCCGCAACTGCTGTTCGCGTCCGGCATACGGCCCGCGGCACTGGGGCGTCACCTCAACGAGCACGCGTTCATCAGCGCCCGGGTGCTGCTCGACCTCGACCGGTTCGGCATCGGCCTCGACGCCCTGCCCCTGCCGCTCCCCGGCGAGTTCGCCACGGACTCGCTCTGGCTGCCGCAGAACGGAGCGGCGCAGCCGTTCCACGGCCAGATCATGAACCGCACGTACGTGGACGAGGCCGGCCGCCCCCTGGCGCACTCGGTGGGCCTGTCGCTGTACGCCCCCGTCGAGTCCCGCCCCGAGAACCGGCTCGTCTTCTCGGAGTCGGACACCGACCTCGCCGGGATGCCACGGTTCACCGTCGAGTTCGGCTACTCCGACGCCGACCGCGAGCTGATCAGCCGGGGGCGGGACCAAGTCCGGTCGCTCGCCGAGGAGTTCGGGACGTTCGATCCCGAGACCGAACTGGCCCTGCTCCCGCCCGGCTCGTCGCTGCACCAGACCGGCACCGTCCGGGCGGGCGGTGCCGACGACGGCACCAGTGTGTGCGACCCCGACGGCCGGGTGTGGGGCTTCGACAACCTGTATCTCGCGGGCAACGGCGTGATCCCCACCGCGATGGCCGCCAACGTCACGCTGGCCGGTGCGGTGACCGCCGTACGGGCCGCGCGTGCCGTCGCCGAACGCATCACCGCGCCCGCCGCCCACTGA
- a CDS encoding Gfo/Idh/MocA family protein → MTVPTGHSPHASSTDGAPARSAPVPVTVIAAGRARRTARLRVAVLGAGMIGDVHLRSARASGAEVVGVLSSTAQRSLAAAERWQVDVGYPDLDAVLSDDTIDVVHVCTPNHLHVGQAVAALRAGKHVVCEKPVATTAADARLLVDTAESAGRIVTVPFVYRYHPMVRELRARVAAGGFGAWQLLHGSYLQDWLLSPESTSWRVDPAAGGASRAFADIGSHWFDLVEWVAGVRVAELLAETTTTVADRPRVGGPTFGNGAPCDAARVTVTTEDALAVVGRTTEGVLVSVTVSQVSAGRKNRLWFELDGAHASAVFDQELPESLWLGRPDRTETLVRDPSVNSPDAARLSVVPAGHPQGYPECFENFVKDTYAAVRGSHLEGLPTVRDGLRSARLVDAVMASAARRTWTPVDDATPTDAPTDDPTGEHGEHLR, encoded by the coding sequence ATGACGGTTCCCACTGGGCACTCCCCGCACGCATCCTCCACCGACGGTGCCCCTGCCCGGTCCGCACCCGTACCCGTGACGGTGATCGCGGCCGGCCGGGCACGGCGCACCGCGCGCCTGCGGGTCGCCGTCCTCGGCGCGGGCATGATCGGCGACGTCCATCTGCGCAGCGCACGCGCGAGCGGGGCCGAGGTCGTCGGCGTCCTGTCCTCCACGGCCCAGCGCAGCCTCGCGGCGGCCGAGCGCTGGCAGGTCGATGTCGGCTACCCGGACCTCGATGCCGTCCTGAGCGACGACACGATCGACGTCGTCCACGTCTGCACCCCGAACCACCTGCACGTCGGTCAGGCGGTCGCCGCCCTGCGGGCCGGCAAGCACGTCGTGTGTGAGAAACCCGTCGCGACGACCGCGGCCGATGCCCGACTCCTCGTGGATACGGCCGAGTCGGCGGGCCGGATCGTCACCGTGCCGTTCGTCTACCGCTACCACCCCATGGTCCGCGAGTTGCGGGCCCGTGTCGCGGCCGGCGGATTCGGCGCCTGGCAGCTCCTGCACGGGTCATACCTCCAGGACTGGCTGCTGTCCCCCGAGAGCACCAGCTGGCGGGTGGATCCGGCGGCCGGCGGCGCCTCGCGGGCGTTCGCCGACATCGGGTCGCACTGGTTCGACCTGGTCGAATGGGTGGCCGGGGTCCGGGTCGCCGAACTGCTCGCCGAGACGACCACGACGGTGGCCGACCGGCCCCGCGTGGGCGGCCCGACGTTCGGCAACGGGGCCCCCTGCGACGCGGCCCGCGTCACGGTCACGACGGAGGACGCCCTCGCGGTCGTCGGCCGTACGACCGAGGGGGTCCTGGTGTCGGTGACGGTCTCCCAGGTGTCGGCGGGCCGGAAGAACCGGCTGTGGTTCGAGCTCGACGGGGCGCACGCCAGTGCCGTCTTCGACCAGGAGCTCCCCGAGTCCCTGTGGCTGGGCCGTCCGGACCGGACCGAGACGCTGGTGCGCGACCCGTCCGTCAACTCGCCCGACGCCGCCCGCCTCTCGGTCGTACCGGCGGGGCACCCGCAGGGTTACCCGGAGTGTTTCGAGAACTTCGTCAAAGACACCTACGCGGCCGTCCGCGGCAGTCACCTTGAGGGTCTGCCGACAGTACGGGACGGGCTGCGCTCGGCCCGCCTGGTCGACGCGGTCATGGCCTCGGCGGCGCGGCGCACATGGACACCCGTCGACGATGCAACACCCACCGACGCACCCACCGATGACCCGACCGGCGAACACGGAGAACACCTGCGATGA